Proteins encoded together in one Marispirochaeta sp. window:
- a CDS encoding VWA domain-containing protein yields MEESPRGRGRQVRSRMAGSLKGGIALRDTIYRAALDGITDAAGRLRVQPQSLREAVRVEPSGFTVIFTVDASDSMGSVERLAAAKGAALYLLSQAYVRRLKVGMVIFRGESAYTVLEPTSSLSLVRRQLATLAIGEATPLAAGLVKSRELALQVLDRDGSGTALIAVLTDGEANVPLTRGKMTHEELYTMAPDLIHPRLQYLFLDTSPGEPGMLIRNIAAQTGGRYLHLNTGGSDGLINALEGSSED; encoded by the coding sequence ATGGAAGAGAGCCCGCGCGGCCGCGGCCGTCAGGTGCGCAGCCGCATGGCAGGAAGCCTTAAAGGCGGCATCGCCCTGCGGGATACCATCTACCGGGCGGCTCTGGACGGTATTACCGATGCCGCAGGACGGCTGCGCGTTCAGCCTCAGTCACTGAGGGAGGCGGTACGGGTTGAACCCTCCGGGTTTACCGTAATTTTTACCGTTGATGCCTCCGATTCCATGGGTTCGGTGGAACGCCTGGCTGCGGCCAAAGGTGCGGCGCTCTACCTTTTAAGTCAGGCCTATGTACGGCGACTGAAGGTGGGTATGGTGATCTTTCGGGGGGAATCAGCGTATACCGTGCTGGAACCAACTTCCAGCCTCTCCCTGGTGCGTCGTCAGCTGGCAACCCTCGCGATCGGAGAGGCCACCCCTCTTGCAGCCGGTCTGGTCAAAAGCCGGGAACTGGCGCTGCAGGTTCTGGACCGGGACGGCTCGGGGACCGCTCTTATCGCGGTCCTCACCGACGGCGAGGCCAACGTTCCTCTGACCCGGGGGAAAATGACGCACGAGGAACTCTATACAATGGCCCCGGATCTGATCCATCCCCGTTTGCAGTATCTGTTTCTGGACACCTCCCCCGGCGAACCCGGCATGCTGATACGTAATATAGCGGCTCAGACAGGAGGCCGCTACCTTCACCTGAATACCGGCGGCAGCGACGGCCTTATTAATGCCCTTGAAGGCAGCAGCGAAGACTGA
- the arfB gene encoding alternative ribosome rescue aminoacyl-tRNA hydrolase ArfB, with the protein MDLELMRQWIQENGDERFARSAGPGGQNVNKLNTKVQLRIAVDQLPGLSEAEIERLKERLGGRIDTSGELLVQAQDSRSQIRNREIAVERALALISGALKVRKPRKATRPSFSAKARRIEHKKARGAVKRQRRPPGIDE; encoded by the coding sequence ATGGACCTGGAATTAATGCGGCAATGGATACAGGAAAACGGCGATGAGCGTTTTGCCCGCTCCGCCGGTCCGGGAGGACAAAACGTTAATAAACTCAACACCAAGGTGCAGCTGCGCATAGCTGTGGACCAGCTTCCCGGATTGTCGGAAGCCGAAATTGAACGGTTAAAGGAAAGGCTTGGAGGGCGGATCGACACCTCCGGCGAGCTTCTCGTACAGGCCCAGGACAGCCGAAGCCAGATCCGCAACCGGGAGATCGCTGTGGAACGGGCCCTTGCCCTTATAAGCGGGGCGCTGAAAGTCCGCAAACCCCGGAAAGCTACCCGGCCCAGCTTCTCCGCCAAAGCCAGAAGAATCGAGCATAAGAAGGCCAGGGGGGCCGTAAAGCGGCAGCGCCGTCCGCCGGGAATCGACGAATAA
- a CDS encoding TetR/AcrR family transcriptional regulator gives MKKAEILSSAFNVWQTSMFSRTSLTPLAQRLGVSKAAIYRYFPGKESLNTAMEHYFARKYAEASEQALTALSQGDLETGIEGYTRELAAFLSGNPGFISFFISRLYHQFKREELPFWNTLLEEAGSLHKRFVFLGLSETVSEQCTRYFYTHLLSWAQLLTGNGLHESEVYGYVPVILTSFFEGFAPRDLPEVPYAAIEKEIQVSPGDLPQENTIIRSLLSVVAKEGIEGATINRIAEQAGYSKSTLYSYFKNKNSMILTILRNHTKAINRLYENHCAGNYPINETIYRLILLISRYLGQTPSFLVTLNWLRFQSPRYGRGSIKSLKEQLPCFIRVMADRECRSFGLAPEKLMKILWFQLIREIMNSNGNSAIDAVPQENTAQLRSLQILFCEGLEGIRRRRYI, from the coding sequence ATGAAAAAAGCAGAAATCCTGTCCAGTGCCTTCAATGTATGGCAAACCAGCATGTTTTCCCGCACAAGCCTGACTCCCCTGGCACAGAGATTGGGAGTAAGCAAGGCGGCCATTTACAGATACTTCCCCGGCAAAGAGAGCCTGAATACGGCAATGGAGCACTATTTTGCCCGTAAGTACGCCGAGGCCAGCGAACAGGCCCTCACTGCCCTGAGCCAGGGAGACCTGGAAACCGGCATAGAAGGATATACCCGGGAACTGGCGGCTTTTCTCTCCGGAAACCCCGGTTTTATCAGCTTTTTTATCTCCAGGCTCTATCACCAGTTCAAGCGGGAAGAACTGCCCTTCTGGAATACTCTTCTCGAAGAGGCCGGAAGCCTGCATAAACGCTTTGTTTTTCTCGGTTTGAGTGAAACTGTAAGTGAACAATGCACCCGCTACTTTTATACCCATCTTTTAAGCTGGGCCCAGCTCTTAACTGGTAACGGCCTGCATGAATCCGAGGTTTACGGCTATGTTCCGGTAATCCTGACCTCGTTCTTTGAAGGATTCGCTCCCCGGGATCTGCCGGAGGTCCCCTACGCCGCAATAGAAAAGGAGATTCAGGTAAGCCCGGGGGACCTTCCTCAGGAAAATACAATCATACGATCTCTCTTATCTGTGGTAGCCAAAGAAGGAATCGAAGGCGCAACAATCAACAGAATAGCCGAACAGGCCGGCTACTCTAAAAGCACCTTGTATTCCTACTTCAAGAACAAGAATTCCATGATCCTCACTATTCTCAGAAACCATACAAAGGCAATAAACCGGCTGTATGAAAACCACTGCGCCGGAAATTATCCTATAAACGAGACCATCTACCGCCTTATCCTGCTTATCTCCCGCTACCTGGGGCAAACCCCCTCCTTCCTGGTGACCTTGAACTGGCTTCGGTTCCAGAGTCCGCGGTACGGCAGGGGGAGCATAAAAAGCCTCAAAGAGCAGCTACCCTGCTTTATTCGTGTTATGGCAGACAGAGAGTGCCGCAGTTTTGGCTTAGCCCCTGAAAAATTGATGAAGATTCTCTGGTTTCAGCTGATCCGCGAGATTATGAACAGCAATGGAAACTCGGCAATTGATGCCGTCCCGCAAGAAAATACCGCGCAACTGCGCAGCCTCCAGATTCTTTTTTGCGAAGGCCTGGAGGGAATACGAAGGAGGAGATATATATGA
- a CDS encoding TolC family protein: MKTGTVLPAALLLFISLFPFSTNLSAQTMPTSRGDMNSIIGEELMIPEPRAYTINVDQAVELAMEYNLTLVGDKAGLKTTKRTRDTAWNVLIPSATASTTLRRFSEPAGLPLEERYGSLGAGLSFSLTLTPQLWYAFRKTVNDYDHGLMELDQARQDLTVNIKKQFYSLLTQQENIKILELQQRSLEKRSQQADTNYNFGLVDEYTRLSALVALENFKPQVEIARDEYEQSLLGFKLSLGINLDSRVELDGRIEAEPRTFDADRLIGKYMLDRLDIRSLVVRLQGIDNNRKLASSGYLPSLTLGYNLDNSFNLDPWSDLSFAGDDWSDSRTFSLTFSMSLSELLPVSDTTNKVRAAEDGREALRAGLAQALQTAEVEILTTVQTINKSVQLIKAKELNVELAQRAYNLAEEAYNAGGKSLLDVEDAEDKLQEARFELLREKVNYINGIIDLEAAVNRRIDEIEIAD; encoded by the coding sequence ATGAAGACTGGTACTGTATTACCGGCTGCCCTGTTATTATTCATATCCTTGTTCCCGTTTTCCACGAACCTTTCGGCCCAGACAATGCCCACCAGCCGAGGAGATATGAACTCCATAATCGGAGAAGAACTCATGATCCCTGAGCCCCGGGCCTACACGATAAACGTTGATCAGGCGGTTGAACTGGCAATGGAATACAACCTGACCCTGGTTGGAGATAAGGCCGGGCTCAAGACCACCAAACGAACAAGGGACACCGCCTGGAACGTACTGATTCCATCGGCTACAGCATCCACCACCCTGCGGCGTTTCAGCGAACCCGCAGGCCTGCCTCTGGAGGAACGCTACGGAAGCCTGGGGGCGGGGCTCAGCTTTTCCCTGACCCTTACCCCTCAGCTCTGGTACGCCTTCCGCAAAACCGTCAATGACTATGACCATGGCCTTATGGAACTGGATCAGGCCAGGCAGGATTTGACGGTGAACATCAAAAAGCAGTTTTACTCCCTGTTGACCCAGCAGGAGAATATCAAGATTCTTGAATTGCAGCAAAGATCTCTGGAAAAACGTTCCCAGCAGGCGGACACGAACTACAACTTTGGTTTAGTGGATGAATACACCCGCCTCAGCGCTCTGGTGGCCCTGGAGAACTTTAAACCCCAGGTCGAAATTGCCCGGGATGAATACGAACAGTCCCTGTTGGGATTCAAACTAAGTCTGGGAATAAACCTGGATTCCCGCGTAGAGCTGGACGGCAGAATAGAAGCGGAACCACGCACCTTCGACGCTGACAGACTGATCGGTAAATACATGCTGGATCGTCTGGATATTCGATCCCTGGTCGTACGCCTTCAGGGAATAGACAACAACAGAAAGCTTGCCTCCTCCGGGTATCTCCCCAGTTTAACCCTGGGTTACAACCTGGACAACTCCTTTAATCTCGATCCCTGGTCGGACCTCTCCTTCGCCGGGGACGACTGGAGCGACAGCCGCACCTTTTCACTGACTTTTTCCATGTCCTTAAGTGAACTCTTGCCCGTTTCTGATACGACAAACAAGGTCAGGGCGGCGGAGGACGGCCGTGAAGCCCTCAGGGCCGGCCTTGCGCAGGCACTGCAGACAGCAGAGGTGGAAATACTCACCACTGTACAGACAATTAATAAATCGGTGCAGCTGATCAAAGCAAAGGAACTCAACGTGGAGCTTGCCCAACGCGCCTATAACCTGGCCGAGGAAGCCTACAATGCCGGGGGAAAATCCCTGCTGGATGTGGAGGACGCGGAAGACAAGCTGCAGGAAGCCCGTTTTGAACTTCTGCGGGAAAAGGTGAACTATATAAACGGAATTATCGACCTTGAAGCCGCGGTCAACCGCCGCATCGACGAAATAGAGATCGCGGACTAA